One genomic window of Quercus lobata isolate SW786 chromosome 9, ValleyOak3.0 Primary Assembly, whole genome shotgun sequence includes the following:
- the LOC115960668 gene encoding poly(A)-specific ribonuclease PARN-like yields MAPLPQLLQRRFLCQKTHTTNKWKTVKQVTKSNFADTLSDLKTHIAESDFIAVSLQRTGAVSAPWHRVLPFDTPDTAYSKSRHAADRFQLLQFAVCPFSITSASKLRAHPYNFHLFPRDELKIGMPSYSFSCQTSYLTTMAKEGFDFNACIYDGISYLSRAQESAARVRIGNPTPIPHVVKSSSKPSVADAVFIERIKSRVKYWRNACKDSKDTSSKTDEALVRSLRKLVLGSEEHGSRPCINIDVCSERQVQLVIEMLEDFSDDLVPLIIPGKGGATQEVRVILTSSKEDKVLFQKELQNIEEEQNKKVRGFREVIDLISASQKPVVSHNSLNDFTFIHSKFLAPLPPNFDEFMCTLRLVFPHVLDIQQLMKEIGPLRKVTNIPTAISYLKDHFFAPIDMEILHEDTVNEGKIHGHNVLSISHLFAKLCSILKIAPIQSDNKNLVPALEKYANILTPCSLSPQESTDEDIRVWTNNTRKVNCEHLVFLWGFKCGMTAGMLKSLLQGSHDVFSKEFDVRLVDKSCAIVVFWKPGLSETFMDLINSKEICGSLGEMVSEGLRAAHYGTYKKVCRLGILEADLARSLDKALEEPDCLWQGDSETNPLEVYWYSDSIINFDDL; encoded by the exons ATGGCGCCTCTGCCCCAACTGCTACAGAGGCGCTTCCTCTGCCAAAAAACCCACACCACCAACAAATGGAAGACCGTAAAACAAGTGACCAAGTCCAACTTCGCCGACACTCTCTCTGATCTCAAAACCCACATCGCCGAGTCCGATTTCATTGCCGTGTCCTTGCAAAGAACTGGCGCCGTGTCCGCCCCTTGGCACCGTGTCCTCCCCTTCGACACGCCCGACACGGCTTACTCCAAGTCCAGACACGCCGCCGACCGCTTCCAGCTCCTCCAGTTCGCCGTCTGCCCCTTCTCTATTACCTCCGCCTCCAAACTCAGAGCTCACCC ATATAACTTTCATTTGTTCCCTAGGGATGAACTGAAAATAGGGATGCCATCTTATAGCTTTTCATGTCAAACGTCATATTTGACAACCATGGCTAAAGAAGGTTTTGATTTTAATGCCTGCATATATGATG GCATATCATACTTATCTAGGGCACAAGAGTCCGCAGCTAGAGTTCGGATAGGGAATCCAACACCCATCCCTCATGTTGTGAAATCTTCTTCTAAACCTAGTGTTGCTGATGCAGTATTCATTGAGAGGATTAAGTCTCGTGTTAAGTATTGGAGAAATGCATGCAAAGACAGCAAAGACACAAGCTCAAAGACGGATG AGGCTCTAGTGAGATCCCTAAGAAAACTTGTCTTAGGGAGTGAAGAACATGGATCAAGACCATGCATTAATATAGATGTTTGCAGTGAACGTCAAGTGCAGCTTGTGATAGAG ATGTTGGAAGATTTCTCTGATGACCTTGTTCCTTTAATAATCCCTGGAAAGGGTGGAGCAACCCAAGAAGTTCGTGTCATTTTGACAAGTTCAAAAGAGGACAAGGTGTTATTTCAG AAGGAGCTTCAAAATATTGAagaggaacaaaacaaaaaagttcgTGGATTTCGAGAGGTGATCGACTTGATTTCTGCTTCACAGAAACCTGTTGTCTCCCACAATTCCCTTAATG ATTTTACATTTATTCATTCAAAGTTCCTCGCCCCTTTACCTCCTAATTTTGATGAGTTCATGTGTACCTTGCGCTTGGTTTTTCCACATGTACTTGATATCCAGCAACTGATGAAGGAAATTGGCCCTTTGAGAAAAGTTACCAATATACCTACAGCTATTTCCTACTTAAAAGATCATTTCTTTGCACCCATCGATATGGAAATTCTGCATGAAG ATACTGTGAATGAAGGGAAGATTCATGGACATAATGTTCTAAGCATTTCTCATTTGTTTGCGAAGCTTTGTTCCATATTGAAAATTGCTCCCATCCAATCGGATAACAAAAATTTGGTTCCGGCTCTTGAAAAATATGCAAACATTTTAACTCCATGCTCCTTGAGCCCTCAAGAATCAACTGATGAGGACATCAGGGTTTGGACAAACAATACAAGAAAAGTGAATTGTGAGCATTTGGTTTTCTTGTGGGGATTTAAGTGTGGAATGACTGCTGGAATGCTGAAAAGCTTGCTCCAAGGGTCACATGATGTTTTCTCTAAAGAATTTGATGTTCGGTTAGTAGATAAGAGCTGTGCCATTGTTGTTTTCTGGAAACCTGGTTTGTCAGAAACTTTTATGGATTTAATAAATAGCAAAGAGATCTGTGGATCTTTAGGCGAGATGGTCTCAGAAGGCCTAAGAGCAGCACATTATGGAACTTACAAGAAAGTTTGTAGGTTAGGTATATTGGAGGCAGATTTGGCAAGGTCCTTGGATAAAGCTTTGGAAGAACCTGATTGCCTCTGGCAAGGTGATTCTGAAACAAATCCGTTGGAAGTTTACTGGTATAGTGACTCTATTATTAACTTTGATGACCTTTGA